In the Malus domestica chromosome 16, GDT2T_hap1 genome, one interval contains:
- the LOC114822245 gene encoding glycine-rich cell wall structural protein-like, producing the protein MGKFSKFVGLFAVMFVVVLAIAECRKIEKETFSEGLGGGLGGGAGGGFGGGVGGGGGAGGGLGGGAGAGAGGGVGGGSGGGAGGGFGGGKGGGVGGGFGGGAGGGVGGGSGGGAGGGFGGGKGGGVGGGSGGGVGGGVGGGRGGGVGGGVGVGGGAGGGAGGGVGGGAGGGGGAGGGIGGGAGGGVGGGVGGGGGAGGGAGGGFGGGKGGGVGGGVGGGGGAGGGAGGGFGGGKGGGVGGGVGGGAGGGIGGGV; encoded by the coding sequence ATGGGGAAGTTTTCTAAGTTTGTTGGGTTGTTTGCTGTGATGTTTGTAGTGGTGCTAGCAATAGCTGAGTGTCGTAAGATTGAGAAAGAAACATTTTCTGAAGGCCTAGGAGGTGGTTTAGGTGGTGGTGCTGGTGGGGGATTTGGTGGTGGTGTAGGAGGTGGAGGCGGTGCTGGTGGTGGCTTGGGAGGTGGTGCTGGGGCTGGTGCCGGAGGTGGAGTTGGCGGTGGAAGTGGAGGTGGTGCTGGTGGGGGCTTTGGAGGTGGCAAAGGTGGCGGTGTAGGAGGTGGATTCGGGGGTGGTGCCGGAGGTGGGGTTGGTGGTGGAAGTGGAGGTGGTGCTGGTGGGGGATTTGGTGGTGGCAAAGGCGGCGGTGTAGGAGGTGGATCTGGGGGTGGTGTTGGAGGTGGAGTTGGTGGTGGAAGAGGAGGTGGTGTTGGAGGCGGAGTTGGTGTAGGCGGAGGCGCTGGGGGAGGTGCAGGTGGTGGTGTTGGAGGAGGAGCTGGTGGCGGAGGTGGTGCCGGTGGAGGCATTGGGGGTGGTGCAGGTGGTGGTGTTGGAGGAGGAGTTGGCGGTGGAGGTGGTGCCGGTGGAGGTGCTGGTGGAGGCTTTGGGGGTGGCAAAGGTGGCGGTGTTGGAGGAGGAGTTGGCGGTGGAGGTGGTGCCGGTGGAGGTGCTGGTGGAGGCTTTGGGGGTGGCAAAGGTGGCGGTGTTGGAGGAGGAGTTGGTGGCGGTGCTGGTGGAGGGATTGGTGGTGGAGTTTAA
- the LOC103403536 gene encoding uncharacterized protein codes for MDTPPPEELLKKIQELEAGQAHLKQEITKLRHSGDVKSKHQRAHSVSPQRSRFSSVPRRRVTGVGGAAGSGGHDAAAWKRGSTSFRHSSPLQRESHSHDPPTGGSGGGGSGGSSSTGPSAVNFTDRQYLNILQSIGQSVHIFDINGIIIYWNRTAENLYGYSAAEALGHSPVELLSDPQDYGVANNIINRVTKGESWTGQFPVKTKTGERFTAFVTNTPFYDDDGTFIGIICMSSDIWPFQEMKIAMSGGKPPESDSSYSRSRACVTAKLGLDPQQPLQNAIASKITNLASKMSNKVKSRIRVGENNIDHEGEGDCHRSDHGSDCVLSDHREDVNSSCAATPRGDLPPSPFGVFSHIDEKSPGKPSRDSGDESKGKPSIQRMISLKAEAWMGKKGITWPWKGNEPEEPETKSTRFVSPWLPNEHENDSVHQKNYFGSKPESQVNENNRTTNNEASGSWTSSFNVNSTSSASSCGSTSSSAVNKVDVDTDSLDYEILWEDLIIGEQVGQGSCGTVYHGLWYGSDVAVKVFSWQEYSEDVIFSFRQEVSLMKRLRHPNVLLFMGAVTSPQRLCIVTEFLPRGSLLHLLQGNTSKLYWRRRVHMAIDIARGMNYLHHFNPPIIHRDLKSSNLLVDKNWTVKVGDFGLSRLKHDTFLTTKTGKGTPQWMAPEVLRNEPSDEKSDIYSYGVILWELATEKIPWDNLNSMQVIGAVGFMDQRLEIPKDVDPQWTCLIESCWQSDAASRPTFQELLEKLRDLQRQYTLQFQAARAAAGDNTPKEL; via the exons ATGGATACTCCGCCGCCGGAGGAGCTTCTGAAAAAGATCCAAGAGCTGGAAGCAGGCCAGGCCCACCTCAAGCAGGAGATCACCAAGCTCAGGCACTCTGGAGATGTCAAATCAAAGCACCAGAGGGCCCACTCGGTCTCGCCGCAGCGCTCGAGGTTCTCGTCCGTGCCCAGAAGGAGAGTCACTGGGGTGGGCGGTGCTGCTGGTAGTGGAGGTCACGATGCGGCGGCTTGGAAGAGAGGGTCTACTTCGTTTCGGCATTCCTCACCTCTTCAGAGGGAGAGCCACAGCCATGATCCTCCCACTGGCGGCAGTGGCGGTGGCGGCAGTGGAGGAAGCAGTAGCACGGGGCCTTCAGCTGTGAACTTTACTGATAGACAGTATCTGAACATACTACAGTCGATTGGGCAATCTGTGCATATATTTGATATCAATGGGATTATAATTTACTG GAACAGAACTGCTGAAAATTTATATGGGTATTCTGCGGCTGAGGCCCTTGGACATAGTCCTGTTGAGCTCTTATCAGATCCTCAAGACTACGGTGTCGCAAACAATATAATAAACCGTGTCACCAAGGGGGAGAGCTGGACCGGGCAGTTCCCTGTCAAGACCAAAACTGGGGAGAGATTTACGGCCTTTGTAACAAATACTCCATTCTATGATGATGATGGCACTTTTATTGGGATTATTTGCATGTCAAGTGATATCTGGCCTTTTCAAGAAATGAAGATTGCAATGTCAGGAGGAAAGCCCCCAGAATCAGATTCTAGCTACAGCCGGTCTAGAGCTTGTGTTACAGCTAAACTTGGCCTTGATCCTCAGCAGCCTCTACAAAATGCTATTGCatcaaaaataacaaatttg GCGTCCAAAATGAGCAACAAAGTAAAATCGAGAATTCGGGTGGGAGAAAACAACATAGATCACGAAGGTGAGGGCGATTGTCATCGTTCTGATCATGGTTCAGATTGTGTTCTCTCTGATCATAGGGAGGATGTGAATTCAAGTTGTGCTGCCACACCTAGAGGAGATTTGCCCCCATCTCCTTTCGGAGTATTCTCCCATATTGATGAAAAGTCTCCAGGAAAACCCTCCAGAGATTCTGGCGATGAGAGTAAAGGAAAACCTTCGATCCAGAGGATGATATCCTTGAAAGCAGAAGCATGGATGGGTAAGAAAGGGATAACATGGCCATGGAAAGGAAATGAGCCCGAAGAGCCAGAGACTAAGAGCACTCGTTTTGTTTCGCCTTGGTTGCCTAACGAACATGAGAATGATTCAGTTCATCAGAAGAATTATTTTGGTTCAAAACCAGAAAGTCAGGTGAATGAAAATAACCGGACTACAAATAATGAGGCCTCAGGATCCTGGACCTCCTCATTTAATGTTAACAGCACAAGCAGTGCCAGCAGCTGTGGAAGTACCAGCAGCAGTGCTGTGAATAAGGTGGATGTAGACACTGACAGTCTGGACTACGAAATCTTGTGGGAAGACTTGATAATTGGAGAACAAGTTGGGCAAG GATCATGTGGAACCGTATACCATGGTCTGTGGTATGGATCA GATGTTGCTGTGAAGGTATTCTCCTGGCAAGAATATTCAGAAGATGTGATATTTTCCTTCAGACAAGAG GTGTCTCTCATGAAAAGGCTTCGACATCCAAATGTTCTGCTTTTTATGGGAGCTGTGACTTCACCTCAGCGTCTCTGCATCGTAACAGAGTTCCTCCCTCG TGGAAGTTTGTTACACTTACTTCAAGGGAACACATCAAAACTATATTGGAGGCGACGTGTTCATATGGCGATAGATATA GCACGAGGCATGAAttatcttcatcatttcaacccaCCTATCATTCATCGAGATCTGAAGTCTTCAAATCTCCTTGTTGATAAAAACTGGACTGTTAAG GTTGGTGATTTTGGTCTTTCACGTCTTAAGCACGATACATTTCTCACAACCAAGACTGGGAAGGGCACG CCTCAATGGATGGCACCGGAAGTTCTACGTAATGAACCCTCAGACGAGAA GTCTGATATATACAGCTATGGGGTGATATTGTGGGAGCTTGCTACTGAGAAGATCCCTTGGGATAATCTGAACTCAATGCAG GTGATTGGAGCTGTAGGGTTCATGGAccaaaggttagagatcccaaAGGACGTGGACCCGcaatggacttgtttaattgaGAGCTGCTGGCAGAG TGATGCAGCTTCCAGGCCAACATTTCAAGAACTGCTGGAGAAGCTCAGAGACCTGCAGAGACAATACACTCTTCAGTTCCAAGCAGCGCGTGCCGCCGCGGGTGATAACACCCCGAAAGAATTGTAG
- the LOC103403535 gene encoding uncharacterized protein, translated as MEGGGEEGVEMVVDSKDLQQQSKAFDKLTDRVEDRQLDSTRVQEAMASIAASSEADWNAMRLREKELAAVKINAGDVDIIANELELDKKVAERTLREHKGDAVAAIRHLLR; from the exons ATGGAGGGAGGTGGAGAAGAAGGAGTCGAGATGGTGGTGGACTCCAAGGACTTGCAGCAGCAGAGCAAAGCCTTCGATAAGCTCACCGACCGCGTGGAGGATCGACAGCTTGATTCCACCCGCGTCCAGGAGGCCATGGCTTCCATCGCGGCCTCCTCCGAAGCCGACTGGAATGCTATGCGATTGAG GGAGAAGGAATTGGCTGCAGTGAAGATCAATGCCGGTGACGTTGACATAATTGCAAATGAGCTAGAGCTGGACAAGAAGGTTGCCGAGAGGACCTTGCGGGAGCACAAAGGCGATGCCGTCGCTGCCATTCGACACTTGCTTCGCTAG
- the LOC103403636 gene encoding glycine-rich protein 2-like: MAEKRSTEKVRWFNDVKGYGFITPDDGGEDLFVHQSSIRSNDFHTIMEGESVEFFIDFGDDSKTKAVDVTGPNGAPAPLVDNKKETFGCSRGRGGGDGDSGFGGGWRGDDRKNEGGAGGNGCYSCSKPGHMARDCLQGSGGGDGGREGGTRKEGVAEK, translated from the coding sequence ATGGCGGAGAAGAGATCGACCGAGAAGGTGAGGTGGTTCAACGACGTCAAGGGCTACGGCTTCATCACCCCCGACGACGGAGGCGAGGACCTCTTCGTCCACCAGTCCTCGATCAGATCCAACGATTTCCACACCATCATGGAGGGCGAGTCCGTCGAGTTCTTTATAGACTTCGGTGATGACAGCAAGACCAAAGCAGTCGATGTGACAGGACCTAACGGCGCGCCCGCGCCGTTGGTCGATAACAAGAAGGAGACCTTCGGTTGCTCTAGGGGCCGCGGTGGCGGTGATGGCGATTCTGGATTTGGAGGTGGATGGAGAGGCGATGATAGGAAGAATGAAGGTGGTGCCGGTGGCAATGGGTGTTATAGTTGCAGCAAGCCTGGGCACATGGCTAGAGATTGCCTTCAGGGCAGTGGAGGTGGtgatggaggaagagagggCGGGACTCGCAAAGAGGGAGTTGCAGAGAAGTGA
- the LOC103403532 gene encoding probable pectinesterase 67 — protein sequence MAWSSSTTFITFAIIFFTSVTLTNVVHGLTAQKVIDSPLLTQKIHTNRTLKVDINGKGDFTSVQAAIDAVPEGNKQWIIIHVRKGVYREKVIIPRNKPYIFMRGNGKGRSAIVWSQSSSDNVESATFSVEAPNFIAFGISFKNEAPTGVAYTSQNQSVAAFVAADKVAFYHCGFYSTHNTLFDYKGRHYYDNCYIQGSIDFIFGRGRSVFHSCEVFVIGDKRVSIKGSVTAQNRETEKENSGFVFNKGKLYGVGDSVYLGRAKGAFSRVIYANMYLSKTVVPQGWTNWSYSGGTENLYHAEYKCKGPGAEATGRAEWARQLTEKEVAPFLSIDFINGQEWLPVWL from the exons ATGGCTTGGTCTTCGTCCACAACATTCATCACCTTTGCAATCATTTTTTTCACCTCAGTAACTCTCACGAATGTTGTTCATGGCTTAACCGCACAAAAGGTAATAGATTCCCCCTTATTGACTCAGAAGATTCACACGAACCGCACGCTTAAGGTTGACATCAACGGCAAGGGAGATTTCACATCTGTTCAAGCAGCCATTGATGCTGTTCCTGAAGGCAATAAGCAATGGATCATCATCCATGTTAGGAAAGGAGTGTACAG AGAAAAGGTGATCATACCACGTAATAAGCCCTACATATTCATGAGAGGAAATGGGAAGGGCAGGTCCGCCATTGTTTGGTCACAAAGCTCTTCGGACAATGTCGAATCTGCTACTTTCAGTGTCGAAGCTCCCAATTTCATTGCCTTCGGGATCAGCTTCAAG AATGAGGCCCCGACCGGTGTGGCTTACACCTCGCAGAACCAGTCAGTTGCAGCATTTGTAGCTGCAGACAAAGTTGCATTCTACCATTGTGGATTTTACAGTACCCATAACACCCTCTTCGATTACAAGGGCAGACATTACTATGATAATTGTTACATCCAGGGCTCCATTGACTTCATCTTTGGCCGTGGTAGATCTGTCTTCCAC AGCTGCGAGGTCTTTGTTATCGGAGACAAGAGGGTGTCGATCAAGGGGTCCGTGACAGCTCAAAATAGGGAGACTGAGAAGGAGAACAGTGGATTTGTTTTTAACAAAGGCAAGCTCTATGGTGTTGGTGACAGTGTGTACCTAGGTAGGGCAAAGGGTGCTTTCTCCAGAGTGATTTATGCAAACATGTACCTCTCGAAGACTGTCGTGCCACAAGGATGGACCAACTGGAGCTATTCCGGCGGAACTGA AAACTTATACCATGCCGAGTACAAGTGCAAAGGGCCAGGAGCTGAGGCTACAGGGCGTGCCGAATGGGCGAGACAACTCACCGAAAAAGAAGTTGCACCCTTCTTGTCTATCGACTTCATCAATGGCCAGGAATGGCTGCCAGTTTGGCTGTAA